A genomic stretch from Falco cherrug isolate bFalChe1 chromosome 1, bFalChe1.pri, whole genome shotgun sequence includes:
- the USP46 gene encoding ubiquitin carboxyl-terminal hydrolase 46 isoform X3: MWCPSMPCAGDATHTVHLPWRQSCANGGTNASALEKDIGPEQFPINEHYFGLVNFGNTCYCNSVLQALYFCRPFRENVLSYKAQQKKKENLLTCLADLFHSIATQKKKVGVIPPKKFISRLRKENDLFDNYMQQDAHEFLNYLLNTIADILQEEKKQEKQNGKLKNGNMNEAEENNKQELTWVHEIFQGTLTNETRCLNCETVSSKDEDFLDLSVDVEQNTSITHCLRDFSNTETLCSEQKYYCETCCSKQEAQKRMRVKKLPMILALHLKRFKYMEQLHRYTKLSYRVVFPLELRLFNTSGDAVNLDRMYDLVAVVVHCGSGPNRGHYITIVKSHGFWLLFDDDIVEKIDAQAIEEFYGLTSDISKNSESGYILFYQSRE; the protein is encoded by the exons ggCACCAATGCCTCTGCTCTGGAAAAAGACATTGGCCCAGAGCAGTTTCCCATCAATGAACACTACTTTGGATTGGTCAAT TTTGGGAACACCTGCTACTGTAACTCCGTGCTGCAGGCATTGTATTTTTGCCGGCCATTTCGGGAAAATGTATTATCATACAAGGcccaacagaaaaagaaggaaaatctcTTGACTTGCCTGGCAGATCTTTTCCACAGTATTGCTACTCAGAAGAAGAAAGTTGGAGTTATTCCACCAAAGAAGTTCATATCAAGGTTACGAAAAGAGAATG ATCTCTTTGACAACTACATGCAGCAGGATGCACATGAGTTTTTAAATTACCTGCTCAACACCATCGCAGACATTTTGCAAgaggagaagaaacaggaaaagcaaaatgggaaactgaaaaatggCAACATGAATGAAGCTGAAGAGAACAATAAACAAGAACTCACCTGGGTGCATGAGATTTTTCAGGGAACACTGACTAACGAAACTAGATGTTTGAACTGTGAAACC GTTAGTAGCAAAGATGAAGATTTTCTTGACCTTTCTGTTGATGTGGAGCAGAACACATCAATTACACACTGTCTAAG AGACTTCAGTAACACAGAGACATTATGTAGTGAACAGAAATACTACTGCGAAACTTGCTGCAGTAAACAAGAGGCACAGAAAAG GATGAGAGTAAAAAAACTGCCAATGATTCTTGCCTTACACCTCAAGAGGTTCAAGTATATGGAGCAATTGCACAGGTATACTAAGCTGTCTTATCGTGTAGTATTTCCTCTGGAGTTACGTCTCTTTAACACATCTGGCGATGCTGTCAACCTAGATCGGATGTACGACTTGGTAGCCGTTGTTGTTCACTGTGGAAG TGGACCAAATCGGGGACATTATATTACTATTGTGAAAAGTCATGGATTTTGGCTCTTGTttgatgatgacattgtagag aaaatagaTGCTCAAGCTATCGAAGAATTCTATGGTCTGACCTCTGATATATCAAAAAATTCAGAGTCTGGATATATTTTGTTCTATCAATCAAGAGAGTGA
- the USP46 gene encoding ubiquitin carboxyl-terminal hydrolase 46 isoform X2, which produces MQQDAHEFLNYLLNTIADILQEEKKQEKQNGKLKNGNMNEAEENNKQELTWVHEIFQGTLTNETRCLNCETVSSKDEDFLDLSVDVEQNTSITHCLRDFSNTETLCSEQKYYCETCCSKQEAQKRMRVKKLPMILALHLKRFKYMEQLHRYTKLSYRVVFPLELRLFNTSGDAVNLDRMYDLVAVVVHCGSGPNRGHYITIVKSHGFWLLFDDDIVEKIDAQAIEEFYGLTSDISKNSESGYILFYQSRE; this is translated from the exons ATGCAGCAGGATGCACATGAGTTTTTAAATTACCTGCTCAACACCATCGCAGACATTTTGCAAgaggagaagaaacaggaaaagcaaaatgggaaactgaaaaatggCAACATGAATGAAGCTGAAGAGAACAATAAACAAGAACTCACCTGGGTGCATGAGATTTTTCAGGGAACACTGACTAACGAAACTAGATGTTTGAACTGTGAAACC GTTAGTAGCAAAGATGAAGATTTTCTTGACCTTTCTGTTGATGTGGAGCAGAACACATCAATTACACACTGTCTAAG AGACTTCAGTAACACAGAGACATTATGTAGTGAACAGAAATACTACTGCGAAACTTGCTGCAGTAAACAAGAGGCACAGAAAAG GATGAGAGTAAAAAAACTGCCAATGATTCTTGCCTTACACCTCAAGAGGTTCAAGTATATGGAGCAATTGCACAGGTATACTAAGCTGTCTTATCGTGTAGTATTTCCTCTGGAGTTACGTCTCTTTAACACATCTGGCGATGCTGTCAACCTAGATCGGATGTACGACTTGGTAGCCGTTGTTGTTCACTGTGGAAG TGGACCAAATCGGGGACATTATATTACTATTGTGAAAAGTCATGGATTTTGGCTCTTGTttgatgatgacattgtagag aaaatagaTGCTCAAGCTATCGAAGAATTCTATGGTCTGACCTCTGATATATCAAAAAATTCAGAGTCTGGATATATTTTGTTCTATCAATCAAGAGAGTGA
- the USP46 gene encoding ubiquitin carboxyl-terminal hydrolase 46 isoform X1 — MTVRNIASICNMGTNASALEKDIGPEQFPINEHYFGLVNFGNTCYCNSVLQALYFCRPFRENVLSYKAQQKKKENLLTCLADLFHSIATQKKKVGVIPPKKFISRLRKENDLFDNYMQQDAHEFLNYLLNTIADILQEEKKQEKQNGKLKNGNMNEAEENNKQELTWVHEIFQGTLTNETRCLNCETVSSKDEDFLDLSVDVEQNTSITHCLRDFSNTETLCSEQKYYCETCCSKQEAQKRMRVKKLPMILALHLKRFKYMEQLHRYTKLSYRVVFPLELRLFNTSGDAVNLDRMYDLVAVVVHCGSGPNRGHYITIVKSHGFWLLFDDDIVEKIDAQAIEEFYGLTSDISKNSESGYILFYQSRE; from the exons ggCACCAATGCCTCTGCTCTGGAAAAAGACATTGGCCCAGAGCAGTTTCCCATCAATGAACACTACTTTGGATTGGTCAAT TTTGGGAACACCTGCTACTGTAACTCCGTGCTGCAGGCATTGTATTTTTGCCGGCCATTTCGGGAAAATGTATTATCATACAAGGcccaacagaaaaagaaggaaaatctcTTGACTTGCCTGGCAGATCTTTTCCACAGTATTGCTACTCAGAAGAAGAAAGTTGGAGTTATTCCACCAAAGAAGTTCATATCAAGGTTACGAAAAGAGAATG ATCTCTTTGACAACTACATGCAGCAGGATGCACATGAGTTTTTAAATTACCTGCTCAACACCATCGCAGACATTTTGCAAgaggagaagaaacaggaaaagcaaaatgggaaactgaaaaatggCAACATGAATGAAGCTGAAGAGAACAATAAACAAGAACTCACCTGGGTGCATGAGATTTTTCAGGGAACACTGACTAACGAAACTAGATGTTTGAACTGTGAAACC GTTAGTAGCAAAGATGAAGATTTTCTTGACCTTTCTGTTGATGTGGAGCAGAACACATCAATTACACACTGTCTAAG AGACTTCAGTAACACAGAGACATTATGTAGTGAACAGAAATACTACTGCGAAACTTGCTGCAGTAAACAAGAGGCACAGAAAAG GATGAGAGTAAAAAAACTGCCAATGATTCTTGCCTTACACCTCAAGAGGTTCAAGTATATGGAGCAATTGCACAGGTATACTAAGCTGTCTTATCGTGTAGTATTTCCTCTGGAGTTACGTCTCTTTAACACATCTGGCGATGCTGTCAACCTAGATCGGATGTACGACTTGGTAGCCGTTGTTGTTCACTGTGGAAG TGGACCAAATCGGGGACATTATATTACTATTGTGAAAAGTCATGGATTTTGGCTCTTGTttgatgatgacattgtagag aaaatagaTGCTCAAGCTATCGAAGAATTCTATGGTCTGACCTCTGATATATCAAAAAATTCAGAGTCTGGATATATTTTGTTCTATCAATCAAGAGAGTGA